A part of Bremerella cremea genomic DNA contains:
- a CDS encoding redoxin family protein produces MKSHTARWAMALGLAALSGGAAFAAGPTAEQALKLQPIQPDVEFQRPGAEQIAQCTIAAEKIGNATGWVVTGANGERLRVFLDTNDDKKVDQWSYFKDGVEVYRDVDSDFNGKADQYRWLGMAGTRWGVDVDEDGKIDGWKMISAEEVSSELVEAAKTGDVDRFLSLIPTQEELKSLGLTGQRAKDITDKVANSEEAFVAWARAQKAIDKSTNWVHFGATRPGIVPAGTEGVSQDLIVYENAIAVLETDGQHGQVELGTLVRIGDTWRLIGAPSGSAGSADVATAPQGSFFSVSYNGASSAVPGNVGMGAEMQQLLDQLEKIDQQMAQATSPQQREQLAMQRIDVIKKVIGAAKDPEMRENWIKQLADALSGGIQTGELTQGIGQLQALADDIEKQVPKSDLAAYVRFREMSAAYTQQFTDPKADYTKIQEAWLGKLEGFIDTYPKSADAAEAMMQLAIAHEFAGEEEDAKKWYARIRSDFSGSTLGDKAEGAIRRLDAVGKPYVLRGTTVDGKKLDTSTLKGKVVLIQYWATWCEPCIEDMKTIRELQAKYGARGFQPVGVSLDSGEAEVRQFLTANRLPWPQLYEDGGLDSPYALDMGVLTLPTMILIGKDGTVISRGLHISQLDDELGKLIK; encoded by the coding sequence ATGAAGAGTCATACGGCTCGATGGGCGATGGCCCTGGGGTTGGCGGCTTTAAGTGGGGGGGCTGCATTTGCGGCAGGACCGACCGCAGAACAAGCCCTGAAGTTGCAGCCTATTCAACCGGATGTCGAGTTCCAACGGCCCGGTGCAGAACAAATTGCTCAGTGTACGATTGCCGCTGAAAAGATCGGCAATGCCACCGGCTGGGTTGTCACCGGTGCTAATGGCGAGCGTTTACGTGTGTTTCTCGACACGAACGACGACAAAAAGGTCGATCAGTGGTCGTATTTTAAAGATGGCGTCGAAGTCTATCGCGACGTCGATAGCGACTTCAACGGTAAAGCCGACCAGTATCGCTGGCTGGGGATGGCTGGAACCCGCTGGGGTGTCGATGTTGACGAAGATGGCAAAATAGATGGGTGGAAGATGATTTCCGCCGAAGAAGTCTCGTCGGAACTGGTCGAAGCCGCCAAAACTGGCGATGTCGATCGCTTTCTCTCGCTGATTCCTACCCAGGAAGAGCTCAAATCGCTCGGTTTGACCGGTCAGCGGGCCAAAGACATTACCGATAAGGTCGCCAACAGCGAAGAAGCGTTCGTCGCTTGGGCCCGCGCCCAGAAGGCGATTGATAAGAGCACCAATTGGGTTCACTTTGGGGCTACCCGGCCAGGCATCGTACCGGCGGGCACCGAAGGGGTTTCTCAAGATCTGATTGTTTACGAAAACGCGATCGCCGTACTCGAAACCGACGGACAGCATGGTCAGGTCGAACTGGGAACGTTGGTCCGGATTGGTGATACTTGGCGTTTAATCGGTGCCCCGAGCGGTAGCGCTGGTTCCGCTGACGTGGCGACAGCCCCTCAGGGTTCGTTTTTCTCGGTTAGCTACAACGGTGCTTCGTCTGCCGTGCCTGGTAATGTGGGCATGGGGGCTGAAATGCAGCAGTTGTTGGATCAGCTGGAAAAGATCGACCAGCAAATGGCCCAAGCGACCAGCCCGCAGCAGCGCGAACAATTGGCGATGCAGCGAATCGATGTCATTAAAAAGGTGATCGGGGCCGCCAAAGATCCGGAAATGCGTGAGAACTGGATCAAGCAATTGGCCGACGCCCTGAGTGGTGGGATTCAAACAGGCGAACTGACCCAGGGAATTGGTCAGCTACAGGCCCTAGCCGACGATATCGAGAAGCAAGTGCCTAAGTCTGACTTGGCAGCTTATGTTCGCTTCCGTGAAATGAGTGCGGCCTATACGCAGCAGTTCACCGATCCGAAGGCCGATTACACCAAGATTCAGGAAGCCTGGCTCGGAAAGCTGGAAGGCTTCATCGACACCTACCCCAAAAGTGCCGATGCTGCCGAAGCGATGATGCAGTTGGCAATCGCGCACGAATTTGCGGGTGAGGAAGAGGATGCCAAAAAGTGGTATGCCCGCATCCGCAGCGACTTTTCTGGCAGCACGCTAGGTGACAAAGCCGAAGGGGCAATCCGCCGCTTAGACGCCGTGGGCAAGCCGTACGTCCTGCGGGGCACGACGGTCGACGGTAAGAAGTTGGACACGTCTACCCTCAAGGGAAAGGTCGTGCTGATTCAATACTGGGCCACCTGGTGCGAGCCGTGCATTGAAGACATGAAGACGATTCGCGAACTCCAGGCCAAATATGGGGCGCGTGGTTTTCAGCCGGTTGGTGTTAGTCTCGATTCAGGCGAAGCGGAAGTACGTCAATTTCTGACGGCCAATCGTTTGCCCTGGCCGCAACTGTACGAAGATGGCGGCCTCGACAGTCCGTATGCCCTGGATATGGGCGTGCTGACGCTGCCAACGATGATTTTGATCGGCAAAGACGGGACAGTGATTAGCCGTGGCTTGCACATCTCGCAATTGGATGACGAGCTCGGCAAGTTGATCAAATAG
- a CDS encoding FMN-dependent NADH-azoreductase has protein sequence MHLLHIDSSPRQARSHTRQLTASFIEKWRACSPHDTVTYRDLGLNPLPHVSEEWIAAAFTPAESRTANMQAALRQSDELVDELLAADLIVAGIPFYNFGMPSGFKAYVDQIVRIGRTFAFDPQQRDSPYTSLVKGKRMIALISRGDGGYEPGGPNEAMNHLDPHLRTVFGFIGITDIEIVAAENDEWGGPALEASLQKALEKTRQIAAHRTPAF, from the coding sequence ATGCATCTGCTACACATTGATTCCAGCCCACGCCAGGCCCGCTCTCACACACGCCAACTTACCGCTTCGTTTATTGAAAAGTGGCGAGCTTGCAGCCCGCACGATACGGTTACCTATCGAGACTTGGGCCTGAACCCGCTCCCTCATGTCAGCGAAGAATGGATAGCGGCCGCGTTCACTCCTGCCGAATCCAGGACCGCTAACATGCAAGCCGCGTTACGCCAGAGCGATGAGTTGGTAGACGAACTACTGGCGGCCGACCTGATTGTGGCCGGAATACCGTTTTACAATTTCGGCATGCCGAGCGGCTTCAAAGCCTACGTTGACCAAATCGTGCGGATTGGTCGCACATTCGCTTTTGATCCCCAGCAACGAGATTCCCCTTATACATCGCTGGTAAAGGGAAAACGCATGATCGCTTTGATCTCGCGAGGAGACGGCGGCTACGAACCAGGCGGCCCTAACGAAGCGATGAACCACCTCGATCCGCACTTACGCACCGTGTTCGGCTTTATCGGCATTACCGATATCGAAATCGTCGCGGCTGAAAACGACGAATGGGGAGGCCCAGCCCTAGAAGCTTCGCTGCAAAAAGCACTCGAAAAAACGCGACAAATCGCCGCCCATCGCACTCCCGCTTTCTAA
- a CDS encoding winged helix-turn-helix transcriptional regulator, whose amino-acid sequence MDTTDIFEKCLGCRYMVALMRRIGEGIQRPGQLERALEDISAKVLSERLKRLVEYRIVERTNFPEIPPRVEYRLTPFGQRLLAIVDEVEQLHAIASQQAD is encoded by the coding sequence ATGGACACCACCGATATTTTTGAAAAGTGCCTGGGCTGCCGTTACATGGTCGCTTTGATGCGCCGAATCGGCGAAGGTATTCAACGGCCAGGCCAGCTAGAAAGGGCCCTGGAAGACATTTCCGCGAAAGTGCTTTCCGAGCGACTCAAGCGGCTGGTTGAATATCGAATCGTCGAGAGAACGAACTTCCCCGAGATTCCGCCACGGGTTGAATACCGCTTAACACCCTTCGGCCAACGCTTGTTAGCAATCGTTGACGAAGTCGAGCAGCTGCATGCTATCGCGTCTCAGCAAGCAGATTAG
- a CDS encoding DUF1559 domain-containing protein yields the protein MRKTLVTRSGFTLVELLVVIAIIGVLISLLLPAVQQAREAARRMQCQNNLKQIGLALHNYHGTYNKYPSGNYGMVNSAGTKYYGHGWTWQASILPFIEQKTLSDAITGPDGFGNEKGDQNTGRTQILKATIINMLWCPSQPDVTNGAQKNGYQPSNYNGNMGTHIGASGDNCKGGSISTLSDMMTNEWGCMNGDGIFYVDSKTRFADVKDGLSNTIVVSEVPDSGGDTMGHFSSGCDRRAVFSGGADGNPPSEMTEYLIAAEGNDPINGGSEEAAGSWHPGGANFCMGDGSVRFLSENMDMKTYQGVSTRAGGEVLKDY from the coding sequence GTGCGTAAAACATTGGTTACCCGGAGTGGTTTCACCCTCGTTGAATTGCTGGTGGTTATCGCGATCATTGGTGTCCTTATTTCGCTGCTCTTGCCGGCTGTGCAACAAGCACGTGAAGCGGCTCGCAGAATGCAGTGCCAGAATAACTTGAAGCAGATCGGTTTGGCGCTGCACAACTATCACGGCACTTACAACAAATACCCTTCCGGCAATTACGGAATGGTGAATTCGGCGGGCACCAAGTACTACGGTCACGGCTGGACGTGGCAGGCAAGTATTTTGCCATTCATCGAACAAAAGACATTGTCCGATGCGATCACCGGGCCCGATGGATTCGGTAACGAAAAAGGCGATCAAAACACCGGCAGAACTCAGATCCTGAAAGCAACCATTATCAACATGCTATGGTGTCCTTCGCAGCCCGATGTCACCAATGGCGCGCAAAAAAATGGGTACCAGCCGTCCAATTACAATGGCAACATGGGTACTCATATCGGTGCTTCTGGTGACAACTGCAAAGGCGGGAGCATTTCGACTCTCTCCGATATGATGACGAATGAGTGGGGCTGCATGAATGGGGACGGCATTTTCTACGTAGACAGCAAAACCCGGTTTGCAGACGTGAAAGACGGTTTGTCCAACACGATCGTCGTTAGTGAAGTCCCTGATTCAGGCGGCGACACAATGGGCCATTTCTCATCTGGCTGCGACCGACGTGCCGTGTTCTCTGGTGGTGCTGACGGCAATCCGCCCAGCGAGATGACGGAATACTTAATCGCAGCGGAAGGCAACGACCCGATCAACGGCGGCAGCGAAGAGGCAGCCGGTAGCTGGCACCCAGGCGGAGCCAACTTCTGCATGGGAGACGGCAGCGTTCGCTTCCTTTCGGAAAACATGGACATGAAGACCTACCAGGGCGTTAGCACCCGTGCAGGTGGCGAAGTCCTGAAGGATTACTAA